TCTAACTGCCATTGTGCATGCAGTTTGCCTTCCTTCCAAATGACCGCTGCATCCCGAGTTCTACAAGACGGCCTTTTCCATATCTGGGCTCCGAGCGCTCACGGCCGCGAGGCCCCGCCTTCCCCTCTCGCACTGCCCGTCTTGGCCATAACTGATGTTTGTTTCATCGCCCCTGCTATTCAAGGCCAACCCGCGAGGCGCTCGAAGGAAAGGCTGGAAATGGTAACCACCCCCAGCCCCTCCTGCAACAGGAGGGGAGCCTTTCTGTAAATTGCGTTTTCGGGCTCTGGATTGGAAATGGAGGCGGAAACGCGAGTATCATTCTCTACCGCAAGTTTAGCGACAGCGTAACTTGCGGCAGATTACATAGTAGAGACCAGGCACTGCCTTGTCTCTACGGTGGAGGACCCGACAATCGCTCACTCAAAAGACCTCGTAGTGTGCGAAGCTCCTACGAGTGTCTTCTGCCAATCGCCTTTCGTGTAAAATACCAAAATCCAAAAACTCCGGAGACAGACAGAAACCCCTGAAACAAACATAGGCTGCCCTGGGGCAGCCTATGTTGTAATCTGAACCAGCCTTGCGGCCAGCAAATAAATTAAGCAGTCACTTCTTCAGAAGGAGTGGTAGAAACCTGAGCGGCCTCTACTTCTCTTGGAAGCACTGATACGTAAGAGCGGTTTTTCGCACCTTTCTTGAAAGCCACCACGCCGTCTGTCATAGCAAACAGCGTATGGTCTTTGCCCATGCCTACGTTGGCACCTGGGTGGTGGGCAGTACCGCGCTGACGCACGATGATGTTACCCGCAATGATGGTTTGACCACCAAAGATTTTAACGCCTAGACGTTTGGAATGTGATTCGCGGCCGTTGTTAGAACTACCGACACCTTTTTTGTGAGCCATTTCGTTTCTATTTTAATTCCGGTCAAAAACCCCGGAAATAGGTTCTACAATAATTTTCTGCTTCCTTCAAAAATTAACCAATGGTGTTGATCAACACTTTGGTGTATTGTTGGCGGTGACCGTTTTTCTTCTTGTAGCCTTTTCTTCTTTTCTTCTTGAAAACAATCACTTTGTCACCCTTGGCGTGGCCTTGGATAGTACCAGTCACCTTGATGTTGTCAAGGAACGGGGCACCTACAGATAAAGAACCGTTGTCATCAGTTAAAAGAACATTGGCGAACTCTACGGCGTCACCCTCATTGCCGGAAAGCTTGTTAGTGTAGAAGAACTTACCGCTCTCTACTTTCGTCTGGACCCCAGCGATTTCTACAATTGCGTACATCAGCTTACGATATTTTTTAAAAAATTGAACCGCAAAGGTAAAAACCTTAGCCGTAAGATGCAACCCCGTCTGCTTTTATTTTTAATGGAAGTGAGCCCCTCTAGCCGCTTGGTTTAGAACGCGTTGCCAGATTTCCACGGGCTGTGGATTAATCATGTGGATAAACCAAATCACTACTGATGCTCAGGCAGTTACACGTGGAAAAGTCAAAACAAAGACAGCTCCCCCAGAACGGGGCAGAAAAAAGACGGGCAATTTGTAAGACCAACGGCACGGGCCAACCCCCAGTTGAGAGAGATAAACGTACTGGCTTTCAGGTAAAAAGTCAAGCGTTGGCGGCGTATTTTTTTCAGAGAAAGAAGCATTGAATTAATTGCGAACTAAAAGCCGGCGGCCAGGCGAAAGAAAGAAAACAGGTTACGCAAAGGATACCTGCGCGCCAGGCCGTTTTTGCCCTCATTTTCAGAAACGGGCCGTAAAACACGGCCAGGCAATGGAGGCTTCTCGCAAACATCTTTTATATTGAAACCCCGCAAACAATTGGGCGCTGCTGACAACTGCCTCAGCAGCGCCACAGGCGAGTTTCGGGGTGGAATTTAACAATATAAGATTTGCTATATTGTGGGTTTCTAATTTTGATAAATATTTAATAATCTGACTATCAATAGGTTGTAATGTGGATTACGCGTGGGTAAAGTTTGTATAAAATCAACCTCCACTTTCAAGGGAACTACATATTTGTGCCTATATTTGAATTCTCAAGCCCGCCGCACAGCTGCTTCCTCTAGAGAAGGTGCTTGCTAAGGCCCCCGGCAGAACCAGCGTTTTCTGGCCTATGCATCGTTAATAATTAAGAGTAATCAACCGTTGAGTTATGGAGCCATTATTACAAGAGAACCCCAACCGCTTTGTGCTGTTCCCCATCCAGAATGATGCCGTGTGGCAGATGTACAAACAGGCCGAAGCCAGCTTCTGGACCGCCGAGGAGATTGACCTCACGCAAGACAACAAGGACTGGGAGAAACTGAACGACGGCGAGCGCCATTTCATCAGCCACGTGCTGGCCTTTTTTGCGGCCTCAGACGGAATTGTGAACGAGAATCTGGCCATCAACTTCATGCAGGAGGTGCAGTTACCCGAGGCGCGCTGCTTCTACGGTTTCCAGATCATGATGGAGAACATCCACTCTGAGACGTATTCGCTGTTGATTGACACCTACATCAAAGACCCGCAGGAGAAAGACCGCCTGTTCAACGCGCTGGAAACCATTGACTGCGTAAAGAAAAAAGGCGAGTGGGCCTTGAAATGGATTAACTCTGAGAATTTCACTGAGCGCCTGATTGCCTTTGCCGCCGTGGAGGGAATTTTCTTCTCGGGCTCGTTCTGCTCTTTGTTCTGGCTCAAGAAACGTGGCTTGATGCCGGGCCTTACCTTCTCCAATGAATTGATCTCCCGCGACGAAGGATTGCACTGTGATTTCGCGTGCCTGTTGTACAGCATGTTGCAGAACAAGTTGCCTGAGGAGCGCGTACATAGCATCATTAGAGACGCGGTGAGCATTGAGCAGGAATTTGTGACCAGTGCGCTGCCCGTTGACCTCATTGGCATGAACGCGAAACTGATGGCGCAATACATTGAGTTTGTGGCAGACCGCCTGCTGGTGTCTTTGGGCTACAGCAAAATCTACAATTCCACCAATCCTTTCGACTTCATGGAGATGATCTCCCTGCAAGGCAAAACCAACTTCTTTGAGAAACGCGTAGCCGAGTACCAGAAATCTGGCGTCATGAGCGACCGCGATTCTAACGTGTTCTCTTTAGACGAAGATTTTTAGGCATCCCCCCATGGGCCCAAGGCGTTTTCGGGCTCATTTTCAGAAATGGAGCCAAAAACGCCCGGCAACCGGTTGGGTTTCTGTTTAAGACAGAGTATTTACTTTCTAACTGTATTTTCTTTCTCGTCCCCCTTTGAAGGCCCGGGATGATAAAGGCAGTTACAAGAAGATAAAAGCGTAGGCTATTTTGAATGCAAGATTGATTCTCGGGAATGTGATTGATCAGCAAGAGTAAATCATCCCCCTACCCCCTTCAAAGGGGACGAAAGAGTAGCAGAAATAAAACCCCGTTTTCGGGCTTGTTTTCAGAAATGAGGCCAAAAACAGAAACGAAGCCGAAAACGTCTGGCAGTTGGCCAGGCAACCCGTACAGAGTAAACCTATGAAAATGCCTTCGGCTTTAGCCGGAGGAGGAAAAGCATTTGAATGGCTCCCCCCATTCATCACCCATATAGATAGAAGCGTATGTTAGTAGTAAAGAGAGATGGCCGTCGGGAATCGGTCAAGTTTGATAAGATCACGGCCCGCATTGAGAAGTTGTGCTACGGCCTGAACATGAACTTCGTGAGCCCCATTGAGGTGGCCAAGAAGGTGATTGACGGCATTTATGACGGCGTGACCACGGTGGAACTGGACAACCTGGCGGCAGAGACGGCAGCGTCTATGACCACCAAGCACCCAGACTATGCTATTCTGGCGGCGCGTATTGCCATCTCCAGTCTGCACAAGGTGACCCAGAAGTCGTTCTTCAACACCATGAAGCAGCTCTACACCTACACAGACCCCAAGACGGGTGAGAATGCGTCATTGATCGCCAAAGAGGTTTTCGACATTATCAAGAAAAACGCGGCGGCGCTGGATTCCAGCATTATCTATGACCGTGACTACAACTATGACTACTTCGGGTATAAAACCCTGGAGCGTTCTTACTTGCTGCGCCTGCATGGCAAAGTAGTGGAGCGTCCGCAGCACATGCTCATGCGCGTGGCCGTGGGCATTCACAAAGAGGATATTGACGCGGCCATTATCACCTACAACTTAATGTCTGAGAAGTGGTTCACGCACGCTACGCCCACCCTTTTCAACGCCGGCACGCCTAAGCCGCAGTTGTCTAGCTGCTTCCTGTTGACCATGAAGGAAGACAGCATTCCGGGCATCTATGACACGCTTAAAAACTGTGCCTTGATTTCGCAGAGTGCGGGTGGTATTGGTTTGGCTGCCCACAACATCAGAGCCACGGGTTCTTACATCAAAGGCACCAACGGTACGTCTAACGGACTTGTACCAATGCTGAAGGTGTTCAATGACACGGCCCGTTACGTGGATCAAGGCGGCGGAAAACGCAAAGGCGCCTTCGCTATTTACCTGGAGCCTTGGCATGCCGATATCTTTGATTTCCTGGAACTGCGCAAGAACCACGGCAAAGACGAGATGCGCGCCCGCGATTTGTTCCTGGCCCTCTGGACGCCAGACTTGTTCATGAAGCGCGTGGAAGCCAACGGTGACTGGAGCCTGATGTGCCCGAACGAATGCCCAGGCCTTTCTGACACCTGGGGCAAGGACTTCGAGCGTCTGTATGAAAAATACGAGAAAGAAGGCAAGGCCCGCAAAACCATCAAAGCGCAGGAACTGTGGTTCGCAATTCTAGAAGCACAGACTGAAACTGGTACGCCGTACATGCTGTTCAAGGACCACGCCAACGGCAAGTCTAACCAGCAGAACTTAGGCACCATCAAGAGCTCTAACCTGTGTACGGAGATTATTGAGTACACAGACGCAGACGAGATTGCGGTGTGTAACCTGGCGTCTCTGGCCCTTCCGCGCTACATCAAAGAAGAAAACGGGGTTAAGAAATTTGACCACGACAAACTATACGAGGTTACCTACACCGTCACCAAGAACCTGAACAAGGTAATTGACGTGAACTACTATCCGGTGCCTGAAGCCAAGAAGTCTAACATGCGCCACCGCCCTATTGGGTTGGGTGTACAAGGCTTGGCAGATGCGTTCTTGTTGTTGAGAATGCCGTTTGAAAGCGAAGAAGCTGCCCGCCTGAACAAGGAAATCTTTGAGACCATCTACTTCGCGGCTATGACGGCCTCTAAGGATTTGGCTAAAGTAGAAGGCACCTATGAAACGTATGAAGGCTCACCTATCAGCCGCGGTATCTTCCAGTTTGACATGTGGGGCGTGAAGCCAGAAAGCGGTCGTTGGGACTGGGAAGCCTTGCGCAATGAAGTATTGGAGCACGGTGTGCGCAACTCTCTGTTGGTAGCGCCTATGCCTACGGCTTCTACCTCGCAGATTCTGGGGAACAACGAAGGGTTTGAGCCATACACGTCTAACATCTACGTGCGCCGTGTGCTGAGCGGTGAGTTCAT
This region of Rufibacter sp. LB8 genomic DNA includes:
- the rpmA gene encoding 50S ribosomal protein L27, with the translated sequence MAHKKGVGSSNNGRESHSKRLGVKIFGGQTIIAGNIIVRQRGTAHHPGANVGMGKDHTLFAMTDGVVAFKKGAKNRSYVSVLPREVEAAQVSTTPSEEVTA
- the rplU gene encoding 50S ribosomal protein L21 gives rise to the protein MYAIVEIAGVQTKVESGKFFYTNKLSGNEGDAVEFANVLLTDDNGSLSVGAPFLDNIKVTGTIQGHAKGDKVIVFKKKRRKGYKKKNGHRQQYTKVLINTIG
- a CDS encoding ribonucleoside-diphosphate reductase small subunit; translated protein: MEPLLQENPNRFVLFPIQNDAVWQMYKQAEASFWTAEEIDLTQDNKDWEKLNDGERHFISHVLAFFAASDGIVNENLAINFMQEVQLPEARCFYGFQIMMENIHSETYSLLIDTYIKDPQEKDRLFNALETIDCVKKKGEWALKWINSENFTERLIAFAAVEGIFFSGSFCSLFWLKKRGLMPGLTFSNELISRDEGLHCDFACLLYSMLQNKLPEERVHSIIRDAVSIEQEFVTSALPVDLIGMNAKLMAQYIEFVADRLLVSLGYSKIYNSTNPFDFMEMISLQGKTNFFEKRVAEYQKSGVMSDRDSNVFSLDEDF
- a CDS encoding ribonucleoside-diphosphate reductase subunit alpha — its product is MLVVKRDGRRESVKFDKITARIEKLCYGLNMNFVSPIEVAKKVIDGIYDGVTTVELDNLAAETAASMTTKHPDYAILAARIAISSLHKVTQKSFFNTMKQLYTYTDPKTGENASLIAKEVFDIIKKNAAALDSSIIYDRDYNYDYFGYKTLERSYLLRLHGKVVERPQHMLMRVAVGIHKEDIDAAIITYNLMSEKWFTHATPTLFNAGTPKPQLSSCFLLTMKEDSIPGIYDTLKNCALISQSAGGIGLAAHNIRATGSYIKGTNGTSNGLVPMLKVFNDTARYVDQGGGKRKGAFAIYLEPWHADIFDFLELRKNHGKDEMRARDLFLALWTPDLFMKRVEANGDWSLMCPNECPGLSDTWGKDFERLYEKYEKEGKARKTIKAQELWFAILEAQTETGTPYMLFKDHANGKSNQQNLGTIKSSNLCTEIIEYTDADEIAVCNLASLALPRYIKEENGVKKFDHDKLYEVTYTVTKNLNKVIDVNYYPVPEAKKSNMRHRPIGLGVQGLADAFLLLRMPFESEEAARLNKEIFETIYFAAMTASKDLAKVEGTYETYEGSPISRGIFQFDMWGVKPESGRWDWEALRNEVLEHGVRNSLLVAPMPTASTSQILGNNEGFEPYTSNIYVRRVLSGEFMIVNKHLLNDLIALNLWNDQMKNAIISANGSVQNIPNIPQNIKDLYKTVWEISQRTIIDMSADRGAYICQSQSLNLHVSNVNFGKLTSMHFHSWKRGLKTGMYYLRTKAAADAIKFTVEKQAAETLAPMYSNVEQNQSDMACSLDNPDACEACGS